Proteins encoded together in one Streptomyces sp. NA04227 window:
- a CDS encoding DUF5990 family protein gives MRIRIDAVDLPGLTCPAPADSKVPVYDNIHVAVQRRDRPAELLEPQPGNAPSATWTLECTASPSPTGTDIKGPYVQNRLGRRFIYLSWGTVDESGTFSMFRRAKLMLDVIPADLLATAAREGLLVGRLGLTDAQGGPLCARVEPPHITWTAVRAD, from the coding sequence ATGCGCATCCGCATCGACGCAGTCGACCTGCCCGGCCTCACCTGCCCCGCCCCCGCCGACAGCAAAGTGCCCGTCTACGACAACATCCACGTCGCCGTGCAACGCCGCGACCGTCCGGCCGAACTCCTCGAGCCACAGCCCGGCAACGCGCCGTCCGCGACATGGACCCTGGAGTGCACCGCTAGCCCCTCGCCGACCGGCACCGACATCAAAGGCCCGTACGTACAGAACCGCCTGGGCCGCCGGTTCATCTACCTGTCGTGGGGCACGGTCGACGAGTCGGGCACCTTCTCGATGTTCCGCCGTGCCAAGCTCATGCTCGATGTCATCCCCGCCGACCTCCTCGCCACCGCCGCACGCGAGGGCCTCCTGGTCGGACGCCTCGGCCTGACCGACGCCCAGGGCGGGCCCCTGTGCGCACGGGTCGAGCCACCACACATCACTTGGACCGCCGTGCGCGCCGACTAG